A region of Solanum dulcamara chromosome 7, daSolDulc1.2, whole genome shotgun sequence DNA encodes the following proteins:
- the LOC129895414 gene encoding uncharacterized protein LOC129895414, whose protein sequence is MEPPRPKGGTKKTSATVEAPATGGAHPRTGGKPRKTNFNHDAPPRPRGRPTKTTNNDVNVEEPSRDNGRTIGRGMTFEPNVALTISRGMTFEPIVGLRRGIEKTTTISKRGIGMGRASGIRRVAAIDTSSPKKGRGMGKAAGIGRVAATTTSSPKRRSGMGRADGIGKAAATATSSPDRGIGMGRVARIGRVAATTTFSTVRGRGVGRPRKISLSGIGMPRRASLYELFKIQQVTLQMFHQTHLLHHFILIIVQYLVKHLE, encoded by the coding sequence ATGGAACCTCCTAGACCTAAGGGAGGGACAAAGAAGACATCTGCTACTGTTGAAGCACCTGCTACTGGTGGAGCACATCCTAGAACTGGGGGAAAGCcaagaaaaacaaattttaatcatgatgcacCTCCTAGACCTAGGGGAAggccaacaaaaacaacaaataatGATGTTAATGTTGAGGAACCTTCAAGAGACAATGGAAGGACTATAGGCAGAGGTATGACTTTTGAACCAAATGTAGCATTAACTATAAGTAGAGGTATGACTTTTGAACCTATTGTAGGACTAAGAAGAGGCATAGAAAAAACGACTACTATATCTAAAAGAGGGATAGGCATGGGAAGAGCTTCTGGAATTAGAAGGGTTGCTGCTATAGACACTTCTTCACCTAAAAAAGGAAGAGGCATGGGAAAAGCTGCTGGAATTGGAAGGGTTGCTGCTACAACAACTTCTTCACCTAAAAGAAGAAGTGGCATGGGAAGAGCTGATGGCATTGGAAAGGCTGCTGCTACAGCCACTTCCTCACCTGATAGAGGAATAGGTATGGGAAGAGTTGCTAGAATTGGAAGGGTTGCTGCTACAACTACTTTCTCTACTGTAAGAGGAAGAGGAGTTGGAAGGCCTAGAAAAATATCTCTAAGTGGCATAGGAATGCCAAGAAGGGCATCTTTGTATGAGTTGTTTAAAATCCAACAAGTTACACTACAAATGTTCCACCAAACCCACTTGCTTCACCATTTCATTCTCATTATAGTGCAGTACCTAGTAAAACATCTAGAATAG
- the LOC129896102 gene encoding peroxidase 51-like — translation MGNLQVFIISYLSISCVGILMPNLVTAQLKTNYYAQTCPNVESIVRNVVNQKFQQTFVTIPAVLRLFFHDCFVEGCDASVIIASTAGNTAEKDHPDNLSLAGDGFDTVIKAKAAVDAIPSCKNKVSCADILSLATRDVIQLSGGPRYAVELGRLDGFTSKSSNVEGNLPKPTFNLDQLNTMFTSHGLNQADMIALSGAHTLGFSHCDKFSNRIYNFSPKNPVDPTLNTTYAAQLQQMCPKNVDPRIAINMDPITPRAFDNVYFQNLQKGMGLFTSDQVLFTDQRSKGTVNLWANNSKVFETAFVNAMTKLGRVGVKTGKNGNIRRDCGAFN, via the exons ATGGGCAACTTACAAgtttttattatatcatatttgtCAATTTCTTGTGTTGGTATTTTGATGCCAAACTTGGTAACTGCTCAACTTAAAACCAATTATTATGCACAAACTTGTCCAAATGTTGAATCCATTGTGCGCAATGTCGTTAACCAGAAATTCCAACAAACGTTTGTCACAATCCCTGCTGTTCTCCGTCTCTTCTTCCATGATTGCTTTGTTGAG GGTTGTGATGCTTCGGTGATAATAGCATCAACGGCAGGAAACACCGCAGAAAAAGATCATCCAGATAATCTTTCATTGGCTGGTGATGGATTTGACACTGTTATTAAAGCAAAAGCCGCAGTTGATGCGATCCCAAGTTGTAAAAATAAAGTTTCTTGTGCCGATATTCTCTCCTTAGCCACTAGAGATGTCATCCAACTG TCTGGTGGACCAAGGTATGCAGTGGAATTGGGAAGACTAGATGGGTTCACATCAAAATCTTCAAACGTGGAAGGCAACTTACCTAAACCTACATTCAATTTGGATCAACTCAATACAATGTTTACCTCTCATGGTCTAAATCAAGCCGATATGATCGCTCTATCCG GGGCCCATACTCTTGGATTTTCTCATTGCGACAAATTTTCCAATCGAATTTACAACTTTAGCCCTAAAAACCCAGTGGATCCAACACTAAACACGACATATGCAGCCCAATTACAACAAATGTGTCCAAAAAATGTGGACCCAAGGATAGCCATCAACATGGACCCAATTACACCAAGGGCCTTTGACAATGTATACTTCCAAAACTTGCAAAAAGGAATGGGCCTATTCACGTCAGATCAAGTGTTATTTACAGACCAAAGGTCCAAAGGTACTGTTAATTTATGGGCCAATAATTCTAAAGTTTTCGAAACCGCATTTGTTAATGCCATGACTAAATTGGGTCGGGTTGGTGTTAAGACGGGCAAGAATGGAAATATTCGTAGAGACTGTGGAGCATTTAACTGA